One Cydia fagiglandana chromosome 5, ilCydFagi1.1, whole genome shotgun sequence genomic window, ATTATCCTTAGAGTTGGCTAAAGGCGCTCATCCTTTCTACATTGTAGATACTCAAGATATTGGGATGCGTGTGTGTGATATGAGTGGACCTGCGAATACTAAAGACACCAGTTCAACTCCAGTCCCAAGCACTAGAAGTCTTGGCTCTTTTTCTTTCGTATAAGACAACTATTTCAGTATAAGAATAAGTTTCACCAAAAATCACCTTTATTTCAGCGTACACGAAGATTATTCCTACTTAGATAGCTCTAAACCAAGCAACAACTGGTCGCTTAAAGGCGGATACACTAGCAACGAAGAGGATGTGTATCCGAAAAAAGGCCGAGTGAGTACCTATTAGTCTAAGGAAGACATtcgttattttatatttttttctttaaattgacatcagagggcctaccgcgaaccacgttcgacgtgttgcctctctgtcgcatttATCAATACGTACGTAAGGGAGGCAACAcgccgaacgtggttcgcggtagatccTCGGGCCACTTCTGACTATTTccttacattatttaagtttcgattggcaTATTCTATAAACGATTGTCATCCTGGCTACGCCCTCAGATCTTTATCGATCCCCAGGGAAACGGCGCAGACACCGACCTGCGAGTTATTCTCAGAGAGCAGACAACTGACCGAGATGGGCTATGCTATGGCATAAACCACGGTTACAAAGTAGGTACTACTAGCTTGTTAACAAATATAGATTATAAGTATCTATTAATTTGCAATAGCATCATTAATGTGAAATTTCTATGGTCAtaattatgacgtttataatgacactttcTCAATTTGTTctattcaaatcggtgcaaagttaactTAGACGGATTCTATTTATTCCAGGTGTACCTTCAGCACCCGGCAGATATGCCTCAATCTTCTCTGTACTACTACGCTGCTCTGCCGGAGCAGACTTCTTCGTTCGCAGTAAAGTTCAGCGTCACGAATACTTCCAATACATTGGTGAACTATCCTCCAAAAATGTAAGTCAAGTGATCCCTTCGTCCATTCATTGAGATTCCATTTAAGTACGCTAAGTCTGCAACAACTTGGCAGTTTGGCAGTTGCAGTCACGCCTACTAGACACATCACATATAGCTTCTATCCGACAAAGAGCAACCGGCCGCCCGTATttctagcgaggaccgattgacTCACACAAAcgatacattaaaaaaaaaaaaagttgcagTCACGCCATACCTACTTGACGCAGCACTTGGCGTGCAGAATATATTTTGGATTGTCGATTTAAATCACTTCAGGTAAAGATTTGGCGGTAGATAGTAAATTAGCGATGAAACTACGCAATGAAACGCTACGCAAAGCAGTGGGAAAAGATCACCATAACGCTTGCTCTTTCTAAACTGCGTCTCTTAGATTGGCCACGGGTCACggctaaaagtgacattccatttccaactgcagctgcaatactgttcattttactatggaaattgacaatgacagcgacgcgtttaaCGCGTAAATACTACCTACCATACTTACAATTGTTGAATTTGTGCCAGAATATGTTTTATTCCAGCCGCCAATGTTACTTCCCCGAAGAGCGTCAGTTGAAGTACTTCAGAACGTACACGCCCAACAACTGCCGACTGGAGTGTATGTCGGACTACACTTTTGACAGCTGCGGCTGTGTTTGGTTTCACATGCCACGTGAGTTAAGCTTTGAGCGTTGAGATTGAGTGATTTCAGTCCTGTCATCGCAAAGCGTATGGGCAATTCGAGTAGTTAGGTCAGTGGTATGTCACTAAACTGTGTGGGCACGCTAGGCTCACGGATGCTCCGAGTCATTAAAGGCACAGTCTAGAAAGCAAGAGGGAGTACGCATCCTACGGTAAGGATCCGTTTTGTTACACAGTggaaattatacagggtgtcccagaaatcgacgtcaagccgtaaacggatgatagaccaagtcataacagttatcataaaaatacataaaaaaatccaactcatgttcttttaaaattatggtcactttaaaaattcactaaaaaatccacaccctgtaatggttctttaactcttgttactataCATtccataattaatttaaattttttattattatgtaatcttgaggctgtggattttttagttaatttttaaagtgaccataatgtttaaagaacatgagttggatttttttatgtatttttatgataactgttatgacttggtctatcatccgtttacggcttgacgtcgatttctgggacacctTGTATATGTAGTACTGTTACCTATTTTGCGGTTGGTCAAACTCCTTAAATCCTTACTTTGATTAGTGATTGTACCTACTCTTAAGCAGAGTCTCTAGCGGCCTCCTATGAGTAGAACTAAAAtggttttaaaaatatttgtataaaatattttattattcttattaTGTGTAATTTTCAGATAAAGACAGCTCAACTATTTGCAGACAACTTAAAAAGGATTGCGTTTTAAAAGCATTGGGTAAGATATTTAAACATTACCTTGAGGAACGGATACCGGAACATGCTCTGTACATTTTTGACTTCATAAAACGGTCCACATGACTGATACTTATCTGACACTAATCACAGTAATCACTGATAGTTATCCCTTCTTCATAAATATACCTTGCCCGCTTTGAATATTACCCAATACGGGAGTTCTCGTtattgaaaaaaagttgtgattgatcactaaaagttttgataggCTGAAATAAAATTCTATGTCAAACATCTTGAGCGCCATTACAATATTTGACGTTGTCAAGCTGCGCACAGTACAGTGGAGTCGCTCTCGACATAAAACATTAGAATCTTTTCTGAGCTCAAAAACTAACTAGATATATTAAATATTCTAGTACCGTAATGCTGTCAAAATCTGTTCTTGTTAAACATTGAGAATTCTGcacagtatttttattatattcttgtACTCGCATGCTTATTGATTTCACATTTTCCAGAGAGATACGCCGCGGAGGAAAGTCAAACCGATTCTAAAGTTGACAAATGCAAATGCCTTCCGCTCTGTATCGGCATCCAGTACGACGCAGAGGTTCTTAAGACGAAGTTCGATATACACAGTATGCTGAATGCTATTAAAGTTGTTTATCCCGAATGGTATCAAAATGAGACTGATGAGGAGACGGGGtgtgtttttaattagtttcatTGATTTATTGTTTCTTGTATTGTTATCTATACAGtttgtctaagctaactctgcaccgacATGATTAGCGGCAAAGAGACTCACTATATACGTTAAAGCCCTCtataaataagaataagaatcaATAAAAATACTATCACAGAGTAACAAGTTAGTTTAGAGTGTTCGCTCCATATAACTGGTAATTAGGTTGAATATAACGACGAGAAAGGGGACTGAGGGAGGACGGGCGAAGGGGTAAATCCCAGATTTTAAAACGGACGCCCCCTGCCCGGTCCTACATCAGTCCCTTTACTCGTCATGTCTTCATTATTTCAAGCTTTCGGGCTAGCCAGTTGTATGTAGTGAACAAGTATGCTTACTTCTCTATGCTACTATGTAACTGGCTACTTCTAATTTTGTTTTAACCCATTCCTTTCCAGGATGTCATATACGATGATAGAGCTGTACTACAAGGAGCCGCGATACATGTCAATGCGTCGCTCGGAGCTGTTCGGTCTGACAGACTTCCTCGCAAATTGCGGCGGGCTGCTCGGACTCTTTCTCGGCTTCTCCTTCTTAAGTCTCGTTGAGATCTTTTACTTTTGCACTCTCAGGTGAGACATATTttttcttctcttcttcttttAGCCCTTTTTAATATTTGAGATGAAGGCCTCCTTCAATTTTTGAAATTCTGTTCTATTGTGTGCTCTTTGTACCTATTTTGATCCAGCTGTTCTTTGTCGTCATCCCAACGCATTTTTGATTTTCCTATTAGGCGTGAGACAAATTTTTACTACGTACTCAGTTACCAATAGGTAACTACGAGAAACTGGCAAATTATTAGGAAAGTTATTAATTACGACCTATAGAATATTCACTCCTCTTAGCTATAGCTATGGGTTGAAAAAGCAGTCATTATTGGAAAAAGTATTTTGTTTACCTACGGGAGGTATCTCTTTACCCTATTAAACTGCTATTTCAGACAACATTTAATATCTTGCTGAGTAGGTATGGTTAAGGGTAATATAAAAACAACCTGTACAGGGTGACATCAAATTGGACATATACTTTAAATACTATTCATTGTAATAAATTGTTCATACTAAAGTTAATTTGCTACAAGTATGTACGTCCATATCAAACGGGGTCAAATAAATCAGCTTAATTATTAACTTGTACCAACAACTTGTTTCAGGCTTGGCTGCACTCTACGACGGGACACGCGAAATTATGAAAATGACGTCAAACAAAACTAGCTCAAGTTCTATTATATTTCATTACATACTTAAAATTTAATCTTTTAATACTTCCAATTAAAGTctttgcggaaagagaagagtcgtggaatatatgTGGCTCAATACATtacacgacttttctctttccgcacaaactttAAAACCGTTTTTCTTATTCAAACTTTAAATGTTATCAGAATATAGAgttcaaaatcaaaataaactatTAGATATATTCTCCTATTTCATTGCTGAAATAACATCTATTGTGATCTTTAAAACGTAACTTAACCTAGCTGCCAATTCGAACTTGTAAATAGGTTTTAATTTCATCTCAAGTTGGTATCATTCGCTCGTGCATCACACTCATACAGTATACTAGCAAGTAGTTCACCCCAAATAGAGATCGCAGACTTTCACATATTTACCTAGATATAATATTACCTAGATATGTATTGTCTTTCCATATCGTGCGACCAGGGGTTCCCGgaccttttatttattttattttattttagtacatgGAAAACCAACAGCGCTATAATATATCCAGAAATTACAATAGAATCACAGAGCCAATTATAGGTTCTCACTtatagaaatataataaattatagaaAGTTTTGCCCAACTTTTAGAGGCATTACCTTGCACATTATCTGCACTGTTCGCGAAATGCAGTGCAGATACCCTTTAAGACAAATACATCTAAAAGCAAGGTATACACGAGAAGAATACCATCCCTGCGTGAGTGAGTGTTTCATAtgctatataatattatatgatATATGAGATATTGAGAGCGCTgttggcctagcggtaagagcgtgcgacttgcaatccgaaggtcgcgggttcaaaccccggctcgtaccaaagagtttttcggaacttatgtacgaaatatcatttgatatttaccagtcgcttttcggtgaaggaaaacatcgtaaggaaacctgcatacatctgcgaagaaattcaaaggtgtatgtgaagtccccaatccgcattgggctagcgtggggactatagcccaagccctctcgcgctcgagaggaggcctgtgcccagcagtgggacgtataaggctgagatgatgatgatatgatatattaaatatatctgATTCTAATTGTGATACATCAGGAGACTATTGCAGTGCGTTAATTAGTGTGTTGGAtggaatagtttttttttgatatATGTGTTGTTAGAGCAAAATTtcaaatatcggtttgatgtcagcACGTCCGAATTGGCCTGTTGGAATACCGCTCCTATTCTCAACCGGCAATCCGTCTTGTCGCTGAAAAATTGCGGTCGCAAAATGAAAGTATCATTTTGAAATTGCACAAAACATCGTCCATCGGCCATTGTTGCGCGGCTTTGTTGCGATTATTGCGAGTTCTGAATGCCGCGTTGACTACAGTTGCTTTTAATGAATAGGCTGAGTGCGTTGGTAAAGTGTGCattattttatggatatttaCGTGTAATACGTGTATGTTATCTTCAGCCCATACTATGAGTGGCAGATTAGGTATATCAAAATTTCCTAACCATAGATATTAACTCCTCATTTTACGGCGGAGGGTCTACTACTGTAAAGGGATACGACCGAGTAGGGAGGATATGGAAGATGATTAAACACAAATTGATAGTATTCttatatgggcccgattcggatttagaaatagatatctattagatttcttttaaacatcaccaagatacgataacgatacgtttaagatctaacctgtcgaatttgacattttcgcgattctggagatactcttgaacgatttccacaggatatgacttagagatctaattcacatctaatatatatcttactctatctaacgtaaaagtgacattggatgcccgaattgcgctgcaaaagagaactagttgatatctaaactataacgtatctagaatggatctagtacgtgtcgtctcttgtgaatatcttgaagttcgaatacggcagtatgtcttTTCTTAGCTAGGTTACATAAAATGATCTACTCTTAATGAATGCCTCTTCTGGAATATCGATCCGCACGCCCGTTCCATCTGACAGCGAGATCagattctaaatttaaataactggTAGCCAGTTATTGAGCAAAAAGGCTGTAAAGGTTGCAGATCGTGAAAACCGAAATATCAAGCATATGGaagaatatgcaagagtgaaaGAGAGGCAGGAGAACGAAATATCGATTTTAAATTTTCTGCCTTCTGTTCCGGTTGCTAACTCAAGCTTAATTTTTATTCCAAAATTTGGAGTAAGCACTatattaggtatgtataaagtttaaaattaataaaataaataataatatgttatgaGTTCACTCCCCACCCAtgttcaccccccataagggggaggcctatgttcagcagtggacgtcttatggctgagatgatgatgatgatgatgttatgAGTTTGATCTGGAATCATTTCTTTACCAAGATCCAGATCAAATTTATAATCTGTTATTAGAACCAGAATACGCCTGCTAGTTTGATAGTCCTACTCCCAGGTCAGCAATCACCGGTCTTCATCCCCTGTTTGAACAAATAAATCATTAAGTATTAAAACACTAAAaacatttcatatttaaaaaagCACTTTGCAGTTAAAAGCTATTTGAAAGAGCGTTCCGTATTCATAAAACATAAAGGATGacacacgctagaccgggccggggtcgggccggagcttccggcgcttcgttttctatggaaagcaccacgtgatcaccgatcacgtcatagaaaatgacatgtcggacgcctcgcccgggcacggcccggtctagcgtgagtcatccttaatacagTAAATTAAAGTCAAACGCAAAACAAATGCAAAATATTTGGTTAAATCCTCTCCTCCTGTAGAGGTGAATAACGAACGCATTTTTGCACTAGTTGAAAGTACTGAAACGCGTCGCTCGTTCGCCGCACTCGCTTGGTCACTTTTCTCACCGTAGGTActagcgcttacgctattattatcgCCGCTCctatattattgcggtgctatgcgacgtaagcgccagccgccataaggtaccttttgccgtgcaacgtcacatatcttcactatttcatatctagtgaatctctaattcatttcccgaatcgcggcaccaaccgccataagttaccttttgcagtggaacgtcacatatctttactatttcatatctaatgagtttctaattcatttcccgaatcgagccgtaggtATGTGTAGGTATTACCACTGGCTTGCGGCTTGGTATTTTGTGCACAAATACCGACGGAAAACTTTTAATTAAGGCAAATATCAGGTAAAAAGTAAATAAGCTTAACGTGTTGGAACTCCGCAACATTCCGACACGACTCCGAGTGGTGCTCAACTTCTTTAATCGCAGCTGGTATGGTATATACTATATAGCATATTAAACCACGACATGTAGCTGCCGAAGGaaacatttttaaacatatataatacaatacaatacaatacaatactctttattgcacacctcacatacacgtataTAATTTTCATGTAGTCCAGATAAAGGCTAGTTTTGAACGATCTTTTTAGCggttacccccttattcataaaactttacgggcctgatttagttaaattatgttttatccctttcttaaaaatacataaatcaaaatgacagataaggacaaacgattattagctaattgaggtttgtagcgtttatgagttattattACGAGTATACTATTTTGGGCGACACAATCCTGACAACATGGGTGCTAATATTCAAGCTGAATATCGTTTGCGACCGCTATTCGCTATGATGCTTTCTTCGATTTGCAACTACGTATCTTAACTTAATTTGTTATTGACGTTTTTGTAACTCCTCCGACATGTTGCAGAGGCCTATTCTCCCTATGAAAGCTATCTAGCGTTGATATGACGTCTCTTGGTCATCATACGCAACGCACGCACGCACATTGATTTCATACGTACCAATCATGCCAGAATCGCACGTACCGAGTAGAGTGGCGAGACAGTAAAACGAAGTATGAAATTGTTACTCGGCCGAGTAAAAATTCCTCGTTTTACTGTCTCGTCTCGCCACTCTACTCGGTACGTGTAACCGAGCCCTCAGCGCGAGCGAACTTCAAGGACGTATACAAATATAAAACCCGTAACAAATTGTCAAATCAGGATCGGCCTCACAATAACAAATCGTTCAAATCTTTAAAATCTAAATGCCATTTTATGTACCGTACATAATCGTGCGCCCTGTCTTTAAATttcttataaaatgtatgtaagtTTCCCTCGATATTTTGTTTACCGTAAATCAGGTCGtcacattaataatatttaagtgagTTTTCTCTTTCTCGGTATAAAAAGAAGACTGCGTCTGCCGCTTTGGTTTTTATGCCCCGTCGGGCTAGTTAGGAAATTAGTTTAATTCCATCTGAATTGGTTTTGCCTCAAATAAAGAGCTGTCGCGAATATCgttaaatacgtttaaaattattttcaccacactagctcggaaaggcttactttgcacttcaaaaactaatagcaaagttacattttatttacatgtgaagcaaagtaatcaaatgcaaattttgagtttttttcttatgtttgctggtagaattgacttttaaatgatgattttggatgataaatatatttaataacattaattttgatttgatttggtttgattttgtttgatattttacatttaatatttgcttcgggtttgtgtggtgaaaaattttgtgttt contains:
- the LOC134664852 gene encoding pickpocket protein 28-like codes for the protein MDSEDTKSGVNNSRKLRRKRRKAVKLIQEYAENSSLHGLKYIAEKGRTFVEKIFWVATFLVSISLCLILIKNVWIKWQTSPVIVALSEQLVSVGEVPFPSVTICPQIKAKRSLYNFTHETIEMKKKMESRLASNRTQDDKDDDLLANKYEDIGLVCWVDVPVVPYRKRNYSDATVVQHIIDVAPSIKDIFYGCRWRGDDVACQDIFQSVLTSEGICFTTNSMAASEIFRQQNVHEDYSYLDSSKPSNNWSLKGGYTSNEEDVYPKKGRGNGADTDLRVILREQTTDRDGLCYGINHGYKVYLQHPADMPQSSLYYYAALPEQTSSFAVKFSVTNTSNTLVNYPPKIRQCYFPEERQLKYFRTYTPNNCRLECMSDYTFDSCGCVWFHMPHKDSSTICRQLKKDCVLKALERYAAEESQTDSKVDKCKCLPLCIGIQYDAEVLKTKFDIHSMLNAIKVVYPEWYQNETDEETGMSYTMIELYYKEPRYMSMRRSELFGLTDFLANCGGLLGLFLGFSFLSLVEIFYFCTLRLGCTLRRDTRNYENDVKQN